The Chryseobacterium nakagawai genome has a segment encoding these proteins:
- a CDS encoding adenylate kinase, with translation MINIVLFGPPGSGKGTQAQNLIEKFNLKQVSTGDLFRYNMKNDTELGKLAKSYIDKGELVPDQVTTDMLIDEIRKPTDTNGFIFDGYPRTTAQTEALEKIVKEELNDEIDICLSLIVEDKILVERLLKRGETSGRSDDSNVEIIENRIKEYYTKTAEVAELYKQQGKYVEVNGVGEINEISQKLFAEVEKIK, from the coding sequence ATGATAAACATCGTTCTGTTCGGCCCTCCAGGAAGTGGAAAAGGAACACAGGCTCAGAATCTAATCGAGAAATTTAATCTAAAGCAGGTTTCAACAGGTGATCTTTTCAGATACAACATGAAAAATGATACTGAACTTGGAAAATTGGCTAAATCTTATATCGATAAGGGAGAATTGGTTCCAGATCAGGTAACAACAGATATGCTGATTGACGAGATCAGAAAGCCTACCGACACTAATGGTTTTATCTTTGATGGATATCCAAGAACTACTGCTCAAACAGAAGCTTTGGAAAAGATCGTTAAAGAAGAGCTGAATGACGAGATCGACATCTGTCTTTCATTGATCGTAGAAGATAAAATTTTGGTAGAAAGACTTCTGAAAAGAGGAGAAACCAGCGGTAGATCAGACGACAGCAATGTAGAGATCATCGAAAACAGAATTAAAGAATATTATACCAAAACAGCAGAAGTAGCCGAACTTTACAAGCAACAAGGAAAATATGTTGAAGTAAACGGTGTAGGTGAAATTAATGAAATTTCGCAGAAACTTTTCGCTGAGGTAGAGAAAATTAAATAA
- a CDS encoding phosphoribosyltransferase: protein MESIKVHDKTFVPYLEDAEIQEIVKETALRIYEDYKDEVPVFIGVLNGVIMFFSDLLKYYPGECEIAFLQMSSYVGTESTGIVYQKMELTKDVKDRHIILVEDIVDTGNTVESLFKYFQETQRPKSVKLASFLLKPEIYKKDFKLDYIGREIPNKFVLGYGLDYDELGRNLPNLYQLEDGQINH from the coding sequence ATGGAAAGTATTAAAGTTCACGACAAAACTTTCGTTCCTTATTTAGAGGATGCCGAAATTCAGGAAATTGTAAAAGAGACTGCATTAAGAATTTATGAAGATTACAAAGACGAAGTTCCTGTTTTCATTGGTGTTTTGAATGGAGTTATCATGTTCTTCTCAGATCTTTTAAAATATTATCCTGGGGAATGCGAGATCGCTTTCCTACAAATGAGTTCTTACGTAGGAACTGAATCTACAGGGATTGTTTACCAAAAAATGGAATTGACAAAAGATGTAAAAGACCGTCACATCATTCTTGTAGAAGATATTGTTGATACAGGAAATACGGTTGAAAGTCTTTTCAAATATTTCCAGGAGACACAACGTCCTAAATCTGTAAAACTGGCAAGTTTCTTACTGAAGCCTGAGATTTACAAGAAGGATTTCAAACTGGATTATATTGGAAGAGAAATTCCAAATAAATTTGTTCTTGGTTATGGATTGGATTATGATGAATTAGGAAGAAACCTACCTAATTTGTACCAATTAGAAGACGGACAAATTAATCATTAA
- the abc-f gene encoding ribosomal protection-like ABC-F family protein, producing the protein MILLQNISFGFPGGDLLFNHINLTIPSQTKSALVGSNGMGKSTLLKIIANEIQPLDGNINIQGKVFYVPQMFGNFNHLTIAECLDIDQKLLALEKITSGEVDEHYFEVLNDDWDIEERCQNVLQYWNLQDFDLNQKLEGLSGGQKTKVFLAGIQINQPDVIILDEPTNHLDLEGRKLLYDLIEKVSATVVIVSHDRTLLNLVDTIFELSNQGITTYGGNYDFYAEQKEVEDEALQNDIHAKERALKKAKEKERETIERKQKLDARGKQKQEKSGVARIMMNTLRNNAEKNTSKLKSVHTEKISCISGDLRELHSSVRNSDQMKVNFNDSGLHSGKILITAEDVNFSYGEEKLWKENLDFEVRSGDRISIKGSNGSGKTTLIKLLLGNISPSTGNISRAEFNSIYIDQEYSLIDNDLTLYDFVQKFNDSALQESEVKTLLSRFLFSKETWDKKCGMLSGGEHLRLLLCGLSISNKAPDMMILDEPTNNLDLQNVEILTNSIKDYHGTLMVISHDEVFLEEIGVGKEVMLK; encoded by the coding sequence ATGATTTTATTGCAAAATATATCCTTTGGGTTTCCGGGAGGAGACCTCCTTTTTAATCATATCAATTTAACAATACCATCTCAGACCAAATCAGCTTTGGTAGGAAGTAATGGCATGGGGAAATCTACCCTGCTGAAGATTATCGCGAATGAAATACAGCCATTAGATGGAAATATAAACATCCAAGGCAAAGTTTTCTATGTTCCCCAAATGTTCGGGAATTTTAATCATTTAACCATCGCAGAGTGCTTAGATATAGATCAGAAACTTTTAGCCCTTGAAAAAATTACAAGTGGAGAAGTAGATGAACACTATTTTGAAGTTCTGAATGACGATTGGGATATTGAAGAACGTTGTCAAAACGTATTACAATACTGGAATCTTCAGGATTTTGATTTAAACCAAAAATTAGAAGGACTAAGCGGCGGCCAGAAGACTAAAGTTTTTCTTGCGGGAATTCAGATCAACCAGCCTGATGTTATTATTTTGGACGAACCTACGAATCATCTGGATTTGGAAGGAAGAAAACTGTTGTATGACCTTATTGAAAAAGTGAGTGCTACTGTTGTCATTGTAAGCCATGACCGTACATTACTGAACCTTGTAGACACAATTTTTGAGCTAAGTAATCAGGGAATTACAACCTACGGCGGAAATTATGACTTCTACGCAGAACAGAAAGAAGTGGAAGACGAAGCTTTACAAAATGATATTCATGCGAAAGAACGGGCTTTGAAAAAAGCAAAAGAAAAAGAACGTGAAACCATCGAACGGAAACAAAAGCTTGACGCCAGAGGAAAACAGAAACAGGAGAAATCCGGGGTGGCAAGAATCATGATGAATACCCTTCGGAACAATGCGGAGAAAAATACTTCAAAACTGAAAAGTGTACATACAGAAAAGATCAGTTGCATTTCAGGAGATTTGAGAGAATTGCATTCTTCTGTAAGAAATTCTGATCAGATGAAGGTCAATTTCAATGATTCCGGTTTACATTCAGGAAAGATTTTAATTACAGCGGAGGATGTTAACTTTAGCTATGGTGAAGAAAAGCTCTGGAAAGAAAATCTTGATTTTGAAGTGCGAAGTGGTGACCGAATTTCAATTAAGGGTTCCAATGGCTCAGGAAAAACTACTTTGATAAAACTTCTGCTGGGAAATATTTCGCCTTCAACGGGAAACATCAGCAGAGCTGAATTCAACAGCATTTATATCGATCAGGAATATTCATTGATTGATAATGATCTGACGTTGTATGATTTTGTACAAAAATTCAACGATAGTGCTTTACAGGAGTCAGAAGTGAAGACATTGTTGTCCCGTTTTTTATTCAGTAAAGAAACCTGGGATAAAAAATGTGGGATGTTAAGTGGTGGAGAGCACCTGAGGTTACTGCTGTGCGGACTTTCCATCAGCAATAAAGCTCCAGATATGATGATCCTCGATGAACCTACCAATAATCTGGATTTGCAGAATGTAGAAATTCTGACCAATTCTATTAAGGATTATCATGGAACGCTGATGGTGATCTCACATGATGAAGTTTTTCTGGAAGAGATAGGAGTTGGTAAGGAAGTAATGCTGAAATAA
- a CDS encoding HEAT repeat domain-containing protein — translation MTIEELFKDKATKTKEKTEIISQWIIDTSLPTDELIAFAEKSKDPIKGTCIEAMEYATKQNPDLADETVFAFVTNTLTEKAPKIKWESAKVIGNTAQRFPDNLELAISNLIANTEHEGTVVRWSAAFALGEILKLKTPYNKTLLPALENMSEKEEKNSIKKIYLDAIKKTKK, via the coding sequence ATGACGATAGAAGAACTTTTTAAAGACAAAGCTACCAAAACCAAGGAAAAAACAGAAATCATCAGCCAATGGATCATTGATACTTCATTACCTACAGATGAACTCATCGCTTTTGCCGAGAAATCAAAAGATCCGATAAAGGGAACCTGTATAGAAGCCATGGAATATGCCACCAAGCAAAATCCTGACCTGGCAGATGAAACCGTATTTGCATTTGTTACCAATACCCTTACTGAGAAAGCCCCCAAAATAAAATGGGAAAGCGCCAAAGTAATTGGCAATACAGCTCAACGATTTCCTGATAATCTGGAGCTGGCTATCAGTAATTTGATCGCAAACACAGAACATGAAGGAACTGTTGTCCGTTGGAGTGCCGCATTTGCATTAGGAGAAATTCTGAAGCTGAAAACACCTTACAACAAGACTCTTCTTCCGGCCCTTGAGAATATGAGTGAGAAAGAGGAAAAGAACAGCATCAAGAAAATTTATCTGGATGCCATAAAAAAAACGAAGAAATAA
- a CDS encoding TonB-dependent receptor domain-containing protein, with the protein MKTLLLPAILLLFLNTIHAQEKETTNETSLETVVIKKQKKIIERKVDRLIYNVENSTASTGGNALDALKSAPMVRVQNETISIVGKGEVLIMLDDRLQKIPASEVATFLKTIPSDNIKSIEVITSPPAKYEAEGNNGIINIKLKTAKSNSWNASLGTNYTQRFYAGNSVQGMFNYNHGKLSLQSSVYMEQQKFRSSSQTNTYYQNELWSMDTQGISKNKNLGISLGVDYQITDRWTTGLKYLGSFTSETGSSSPLTSRISYQTSQPASFISSDTQSSNKPNINSLNWFNTIKMDSAATVLTTDFDFFEYKKDDARDFYGSELNAKMQMLPGSYFSALNSNVNKIRNYSGKADLETKLLWADLNFGGRFSFTRTDNNFLAYDKETGPALLNTDQSNTFIYKEYNEALYFSLSRKFNSQWEAKLGLRAEATQTIGFSENRNQTDKNDYIKLFPTAYLTYTANNNHSFSLNYNRRIRRPDFDYLNPFVVRTSPFYYSEGNPYLKPSIIDNLELSYIKGQKWTSSLYFSKVSDFGQALSILNPETNVTRNTPINYADTYQIGFSTFYNFSAIKWWNSFSGFNVNYQNVKSKVPYTASIDGYNAYLYSNNDFILNKKKTILVSVNYGLQLPGRYQIFHISTMNILDVTVKVLCLDKKFSISLTGTDLLNSQRPLISYQSNGIETNFRNNNYTRGFRLSLSYRFGNNDLKSKDRNFGNEEERNRMNQ; encoded by the coding sequence ATGAAAACTTTACTTCTTCCTGCGATCCTTCTTTTATTCCTGAACACAATACATGCTCAGGAAAAAGAAACCACCAATGAAACCTCTTTAGAAACTGTTGTGATAAAAAAGCAGAAAAAAATCATTGAAAGAAAGGTGGACCGCCTGATCTACAATGTTGAAAATTCTACCGCTTCAACAGGAGGCAACGCATTGGACGCCTTGAAATCTGCTCCGATGGTAAGGGTACAAAATGAAACAATTTCTATTGTGGGTAAAGGTGAAGTGTTGATTATGCTTGATGACCGTCTTCAAAAAATTCCGGCAAGTGAGGTTGCTACTTTTCTGAAAACAATTCCTTCAGATAATATTAAAAGTATTGAGGTGATTACTTCTCCACCGGCAAAATATGAAGCGGAAGGAAACAATGGTATCATCAATATCAAACTTAAAACAGCCAAAAGCAATTCATGGAATGCCAGTTTAGGAACTAATTATACCCAAAGGTTTTATGCAGGAAACAGCGTGCAGGGAATGTTTAATTATAATCATGGGAAACTTTCACTACAGTCTTCCGTATATATGGAACAGCAAAAATTCCGCTCCAGTTCTCAAACCAACACGTATTACCAAAATGAATTATGGTCTATGGATACACAGGGGATCAGTAAAAATAAAAATCTGGGGATCAGTTTAGGCGTAGATTACCAAATCACAGACCGATGGACAACCGGATTAAAATACCTGGGTAGTTTCACTTCGGAAACTGGCTCAAGTTCACCGCTTACTTCAAGAATAAGTTATCAGACTTCGCAGCCTGCCTCATTTATTTCTTCTGACACTCAATCTTCCAACAAACCGAATATTAATAGTTTGAATTGGTTTAACACCATAAAAATGGACAGTGCAGCAACTGTACTTACCACAGATTTTGATTTTTTTGAATATAAAAAAGATGATGCAAGAGATTTCTACGGCAGCGAACTTAATGCCAAAATGCAGATGCTTCCCGGCTCCTATTTTTCAGCATTGAATTCAAATGTGAATAAAATTCGTAACTATTCAGGAAAAGCTGATCTGGAGACCAAACTTCTCTGGGCAGATCTTAATTTCGGTGGTCGTTTCTCTTTCACCCGCACTGATAATAATTTTTTAGCATACGATAAAGAAACCGGTCCGGCTCTACTGAATACAGATCAATCCAATACATTTATTTACAAGGAATATAATGAAGCTTTATATTTTTCATTGAGCCGAAAATTCAACAGTCAGTGGGAAGCTAAACTGGGATTACGAGCAGAAGCTACTCAAACAATTGGGTTTTCTGAAAACCGCAACCAGACCGATAAAAATGATTATATCAAATTGTTTCCAACGGCCTATCTTACTTATACTGCGAACAATAATCATTCTTTTTCGCTGAATTACAACAGAAGGATCAGACGTCCGGATTTTGATTACCTGAATCCGTTTGTTGTGAGAACCAGCCCGTTTTATTACTCTGAAGGCAACCCTTATCTGAAACCTTCAATTATTGATAACCTTGAGCTCTCCTATATCAAAGGACAAAAATGGACTTCTTCATTGTATTTTTCCAAAGTTTCAGATTTCGGACAGGCATTATCTATATTGAATCCTGAAACCAATGTTACCAGAAATACTCCTATAAATTATGCAGATACTTATCAGATTGGCTTTTCAACCTTTTATAATTTCAGCGCTATAAAATGGTGGAACAGCTTTTCAGGATTTAATGTTAATTATCAGAACGTAAAATCCAAAGTTCCTTACACAGCTTCTATTGACGGCTATAATGCTTATCTATACAGCAATAATGACTTTATTCTTAACAAGAAAAAAACAATTTTAGTAAGTGTTAATTATGGATTACAGCTTCCGGGCAGATATCAGATCTTTCATATTTCCACGATGAATATTTTGGATGTGACTGTAAAAGTACTATGTCTTGACAAAAAGTTCTCCATATCTCTTACCGGAACTGATCTTCTGAACAGCCAAAGACCTTTGATCTCCTATCAGTCTAATGGCATTGAAACCAATTTCAGAAACAATAATTATACAAGAGGATTCCGGCTTTCATTGAGCTATAGATTCGGGAATAATGATCTTAAATCTAAGGATAGAAATTTTGGAAATGAAGAGGAAAGAAACAGGATGAATCAATAA
- a CDS encoding sensor histidine kinase, with the protein MGKLYLNKKTEIGLHILFWLLILYFMLIGKPLSFEMPELDLFLKTYAVVFVLTFYFNYVVVMPRIFTDFKWIKLLSGIITTFLFFALVRFVVEQIITDWWLGQVNYINPVLGSYLLDNLAYSSKPIIFSSFLWLIIHVIRLLEYNKVILEEQKNTEIKFLKAQINPHFIFNTLNNIYSMVHFQSPESLSAIEKLSNIMRFTTYEAQKEHIALSEELDYIKAYIELEELRHYENNIVKWHSGIKDEKRRIAPYILSPLVENALKHGTYSEQNPIEISIITDEKSLNFEVINSIGNKKTDKLGGIGLDNLKNRLDMLYHGRYTLETIRIENTFKASIQIQLS; encoded by the coding sequence ATGGGAAAACTATATCTGAATAAAAAGACAGAAATTGGGCTCCACATCTTATTTTGGTTGCTGATCCTGTACTTTATGCTGATTGGTAAACCGCTTTCTTTCGAAATGCCGGAGCTGGATTTATTCCTTAAAACTTATGCTGTAGTCTTTGTACTCACCTTCTATTTTAATTATGTTGTGGTAATGCCAAGAATCTTCACAGATTTTAAATGGATAAAACTATTGTCAGGAATTATCACTACTTTTCTGTTTTTTGCATTAGTACGTTTTGTAGTAGAACAGATTATAACAGACTGGTGGCTGGGACAGGTGAATTATATAAATCCTGTGTTAGGAAGCTATCTTCTGGACAATCTTGCTTACAGCAGCAAACCGATTATTTTTAGCTCATTTTTATGGCTGATCATCCATGTGATAAGACTTTTAGAATATAATAAAGTAATTTTGGAAGAACAGAAAAATACAGAAATCAAATTTCTTAAAGCACAGATCAATCCGCATTTTATTTTTAATACCCTCAATAATATTTATTCAATGGTTCATTTTCAATCTCCGGAATCTCTTTCGGCTATTGAAAAACTCAGCAATATCATGCGTTTTACTACCTATGAAGCCCAGAAAGAACATATTGCCCTATCTGAAGAACTGGATTATATAAAAGCCTATATAGAATTGGAAGAGTTAAGGCATTATGAAAATAATATCGTAAAATGGCATTCAGGAATTAAAGATGAAAAACGAAGAATAGCTCCCTACATTCTATCCCCATTGGTAGAAAATGCGTTGAAACATGGAACCTATTCTGAGCAAAACCCAATTGAAATCAGTATCATTACCGATGAAAAGAGTCTGAATTTTGAAGTCATCAATTCTATAGGAAATAAAAAAACAGATAAACTGGGGGGCATTGGACTTGATAATCTTAAAAACAGATTAGATATGCTGTATCACGGTAGATATACATTGGAAACCATCCGAATTGAAAATACATTTAAAGCATCCATACAAATTCAACTTTCATGA
- a CDS encoding LytR/AlgR family response regulator transcription factor: MKQKINCIILDDEPFAVRLLNDYALKTDLLNIIYAGSDVYEVMKLLGSESIDLIFIDIQMPELTGIEMMKMFNKNHNFIVTTAYAEYALEAFDFHVVDFLLKPITFNRFYQGVQKFIQWQQAFIPEPQTEHLFVRADRKYYKIAFDEVIYIEGLKDYIRIHTINDKVMVLENMKDILEKLPENRFMRIHRSYIIATDKIKVVDGNRIQMRNQDFVTVGETYRKPFSEWIESSGR, translated from the coding sequence ATGAAACAAAAGATCAATTGTATTATCCTTGATGATGAACCCTTTGCAGTAAGGCTTTTGAATGATTATGCCTTAAAAACTGATCTGTTGAATATCATATATGCCGGAAGCGATGTGTATGAAGTGATGAAATTACTAGGTTCAGAAAGTATAGATCTTATCTTTATTGATATTCAGATGCCTGAGCTGACGGGTATTGAAATGATGAAGATGTTCAATAAAAACCATAATTTCATTGTAACCACTGCGTATGCTGAATATGCTTTGGAGGCTTTTGATTTTCATGTAGTCGATTTTTTGCTGAAACCTATTACTTTTAACCGCTTTTATCAAGGGGTACAGAAATTTATACAATGGCAGCAGGCTTTTATTCCTGAACCACAAACAGAACACCTTTTTGTACGGGCAGACCGGAAGTATTACAAAATTGCTTTTGATGAGGTCATTTATATTGAAGGGTTAAAAGATTATATCAGAATTCACACGATCAATGATAAAGTGATGGTATTGGAAAATATGAAAGATATTCTAGAGAAACTCCCGGAAAACAGATTTATGCGAATTCACAGGTCTTACATTATTGCTACCGATAAAATCAAAGTTGTCGATGGAAACCGGATTCAAATGAGAAACCAGGACTTTGTGACAGTAGGAGAAACCTACCGAAAACCTTTCTCAGAATGGATTGAAAGTAGTGGAAGGTAA
- a CDS encoding alpha/beta fold hydrolase, giving the protein MTVSQKSSYLPSNFNKDSRLFHTLFTPQTAKATLLIVHGMQEHSGRYSEIAEYFANHGIAVLTYDHLGHGKSAKDKNEIGFFQLNKPDERLIADAEMMADHLAAQYPDVPHFILGHSMGSFITRCLLQKAGHKFAGAIITGTGGPLPGIDLLRGYLFLANAIAPKHRTFLNSVFTKVNNKHFKKDKDFGDTSWLSINPKNRTAFEQDELCGIPFTHNAFYTLFTVYKRATARNWAASISSSFPFLFVSGQNDPIGDFGKGVTLTINNLKSDGFQDVETKIYPEMRHEILNEEIREQVLSEIYDWILKHCK; this is encoded by the coding sequence ATGACTGTGTCTCAGAAATCTTCATACCTTCCCTCCAATTTCAACAAAGACTCAAGGTTGTTCCACACCCTGTTCACTCCACAAACAGCAAAAGCCACCCTCCTCATCGTTCATGGCATGCAGGAACACAGCGGAAGATATTCGGAAATAGCAGAGTATTTTGCCAATCATGGCATTGCTGTCCTTACTTATGACCATCTTGGCCACGGAAAATCTGCAAAAGATAAAAACGAGATTGGTTTCTTCCAGCTTAATAAACCGGATGAAAGATTAATTGCTGATGCAGAAATGATGGCAGATCATCTTGCAGCACAATATCCGGATGTTCCGCACTTTATTTTGGGGCATTCCATGGGATCTTTTATTACCCGCTGTCTGCTTCAAAAGGCTGGTCATAAATTTGCAGGAGCTATTATTACCGGAACCGGTGGACCATTGCCAGGAATTGATCTATTAAGAGGATATTTATTCTTAGCCAATGCTATAGCTCCAAAGCATCGTACTTTTTTAAATTCTGTTTTCACGAAAGTTAACAATAAACATTTTAAGAAAGATAAAGACTTTGGCGATACAAGCTGGCTCAGCATTAATCCTAAAAACAGAACGGCTTTTGAACAGGATGAATTGTGCGGAATTCCTTTCACTCACAATGCTTTTTATACTTTATTTACAGTTTATAAAAGAGCAACAGCAAGAAATTGGGCGGCTTCTATTTCATCATCATTTCCTTTTCTGTTTGTAAGCGGCCAGAATGATCCGATTGGTGATTTTGGTAAAGGAGTTACACTTACCATCAATAATTTAAAAAGTGATGGGTTTCAGGATGTGGAGACAAAGATCTATCCGGAGATGCGCCATGAGATTTTAAATGAGGAAATACGGGAACAGGTGCTGAGTGAAATTTATGATTGGATCTTGAAACATTGTAAATAA
- a CDS encoding adenylosuccinate synthase, whose amino-acid sequence MSTYVVVGLQYGDEGKGKITDVLSAKSDYVVRFQGGDNAGHTVYVGEEKFVLHLLPSGVLQCKGKCIIANGVVVNPKSFIREVGQIESKNLRTDHIFISRRAHVIMPYHILLDTYREEEHGGTQIGTTKKGIGPCYEDKIARVGIRMVDLLNPEILRDKIEKNLKVKNSLFEKYYGKPTLDVEEIYNEYLEIGKQLQDRIVDTELELNEAIRDGKNVLFEGAQALMLDIDFGTYPYVTSSSPSTGGVCSGAGVPPTSLQNLIGVAKAYCTRVGNGPFPSELDNELGEKIRQIGGEFGATTGRPRRTGWLDLVSLKHACMINGINNLVITKLDVLTGIENLKIVTHYKTEDGKIIDYFTSSTEKLYNYEPIYQDLPGWEEDITKARSYDELPDNAQKYIEFIEKYLGINVYLVSVGPERSQNIIRKELF is encoded by the coding sequence ATGTCAACTTATGTAGTTGTAGGTCTTCAGTATGGAGATGAAGGTAAAGGTAAAATCACGGATGTTTTATCAGCAAAATCGGACTATGTAGTACGTTTCCAAGGAGGAGATAACGCTGGTCACACGGTATATGTTGGTGAAGAAAAATTCGTTCTGCACCTTCTTCCTTCAGGAGTTCTTCAATGCAAAGGGAAATGTATCATTGCAAACGGAGTAGTGGTAAACCCTAAGTCTTTTATTAGAGAAGTTGGTCAGATCGAGAGCAAAAACTTGAGAACAGATCACATTTTTATCAGCAGAAGAGCGCATGTCATCATGCCTTACCACATCCTTTTGGATACTTACCGTGAAGAGGAACACGGCGGAACTCAGATCGGAACAACCAAAAAAGGAATCGGGCCTTGTTATGAAGATAAAATCGCAAGAGTCGGAATCAGAATGGTTGACCTATTAAACCCAGAAATTTTAAGAGATAAGATTGAGAAAAACTTAAAAGTAAAGAATTCTCTTTTTGAAAAATATTACGGAAAACCAACTTTAGATGTTGAAGAAATCTATAACGAATATTTAGAAATCGGAAAACAACTTCAGGATAGAATCGTTGATACTGAATTAGAGCTAAACGAAGCGATCAGAGACGGTAAAAACGTTTTATTTGAAGGAGCACAAGCATTAATGCTTGATATCGACTTCGGTACTTATCCATACGTAACTTCATCTTCACCATCTACAGGAGGAGTTTGTTCAGGAGCTGGAGTGCCACCAACATCACTTCAAAACCTGATCGGGGTAGCAAAAGCATACTGTACAAGAGTAGGTAACGGACCTTTCCCATCTGAATTGGATAACGAATTAGGTGAAAAGATCAGACAGATCGGTGGTGAATTCGGAGCAACTACAGGGAGACCAAGAAGAACAGGTTGGTTAGATCTTGTTTCTTTAAAGCACGCTTGTATGATTAACGGAATCAATAACCTTGTCATTACTAAACTAGACGTCCTTACAGGAATTGAAAACCTTAAAATCGTTACGCATTACAAAACTGAAGACGGAAAAATTATCGATTACTTTACTTCGTCAACAGAGAAATTATACAACTATGAGCCAATCTACCAGGATTTACCAGGTTGGGAGGAAGATATCACAAAAGCAAGAAGCTATGATGAACTTCCTGATAACGCTCAGAAATACATCGAGTTTATCGAAAAATATTTAGGAATTAACGTGTATTTAGTTTCTGTAGGTCCTGAAAGAAGTCAGAACATCATCAGAAAAGAACTATTCTAA
- a CDS encoding energy transducer TonB has translation MKRQNQNEEFRFNEVLFEHRNKEYGAYVLRNESDRILTKALFIGVSLMAAVSITPAVISALKGPSITEKIIACDFGPIDIKNVDTPEVIPPIETIKPATAPDTKTFDSTVPTPSRNAPDNVKKDPIPDDAVAGFKDNFKGDVVAPNTHVPTTAPVGPVINTPPPVIQEVVDKSKIVESGELGVEASFKGGIDSFRNKVMKNFDGSGVESEDIVKTTVTFIVEMDGTISGVKANGTNADFNNEAIRTVKSISNKGTWIPAKNKKGEFVRSYFKFPISMKFDN, from the coding sequence ATGAAACGCCAGAATCAAAACGAGGAATTTCGCTTCAACGAAGTTCTTTTTGAGCACCGAAACAAAGAATACGGTGCCTATGTATTAAGAAACGAATCAGATAGAATATTAACCAAAGCACTTTTTATAGGAGTAAGCCTAATGGCTGCAGTTTCCATTACACCAGCTGTAATTTCTGCTTTAAAAGGGCCAAGTATTACAGAGAAAATTATTGCTTGTGATTTTGGTCCAATAGATATTAAAAATGTGGATACACCAGAAGTAATCCCACCAATTGAAACCATAAAACCAGCCACTGCTCCGGATACAAAAACATTTGACAGTACAGTTCCTACACCCTCAAGAAATGCTCCGGATAATGTGAAAAAGGACCCTATTCCTGATGATGCTGTAGCGGGCTTTAAGGATAATTTTAAAGGCGATGTGGTAGCTCCGAATACACATGTGCCAACAACGGCGCCTGTGGGACCGGTAATCAATACGCCACCGCCTGTAATTCAGGAAGTTGTGGATAAAAGTAAAATTGTAGAGTCAGGAGAACTTGGCGTAGAAGCCAGTTTTAAAGGCGGAATAGATTCTTTCAGAAATAAAGTCATGAAAAATTTCGATGGTTCAGGAGTTGAATCAGAAGATATAGTAAAAACTACGGTTACATTCATTGTAGAGATGGATGGAACAATTTCAGGGGTAAAAGCTAACGGAACCAATGCCGATTTTAATAATGAGGCAATCAGAACAGTGAAGTCAATTTCAAACAAAGGAACCTGGATTCCTGCCAAAAACAAAAAGGGCGAATTTGTGAGAAGCTACTTCAAATTTCCAATCTCCATGAAGTTTGATAATTAA